The sequence GGGGGGGGGTCGCGGGGGGCGGCCGGTTTGTTTCCCGGCGTGGGGCTTGGGGTGGCGGATTCCCACCCCCCCCGGCGCGCCCCCGGGGGGGGCCCCCGCGCCCGGGGCCTCTCCATCCGGCGTTTCGCCTTCTCGCCAGAAACGGAACGAGTCGAAGAAGCGCAGGATGGTGGGGTGGTCGTCCGGCGGCGCGTCCGCCGCGCGACCGGTCAAGACGTAGAGACGGCTGTCGACCAGGATCGCGAGGGCGCGCTCGACGCGCAGGTTCGGCAGCCGGAAGGTGAAGTCGATCGCCGGCTCGCCCTGGTGCACCGACTCCTGGCTCTGGAGCTCGACGGCGCTGCTGTCCTCGAGGATGCCCGAGCGCACCTGATCGAGGATGGATCGGCTCGGCACCAGGCGCGTGGCGAGCCAGGGCATGTCGTGGACTTCGATGGCGACGTGGGTTTCGTCGGCGAGGTCGACGATGTGCTTCGTCTCGCGGACGGCGCCGAGGGGCGTACCCCGCTCGCGTTCCCGGAGCTTCGGATGCTCGGGAAACTCGACCTCGAAGCGGCCCGCCTGTGACGCGAAGACGCGCCAACCGGCGTTCGCCGGCAGCGCCGCGAGGATCACGGCGGCTGCAAAGGTGATCGCCCACCCGCGCCGGCGTCCGAATCGTTCCACTCTCCGCGGACCCCGCAGTCGGTTCAGGCCGACGCGACCAGGTTCTCGAGAATCGCCTCCACCGCCTTGTCGGCGATCTGGCTCATCTCGGCGTCGGTGCGGTCCTGGATCGGATGCTCGACGAACACCGCCGCCGGGTCGGCACCCAGCGCCTTTGCCTGCACTTCCGCTGCGTCCACGAACTCGGTCGTGGCGATGAAGACACTCGGTACACCGCGGGCCTCGAGATCCACCGTGTCGTGCACACTGCACGACGTGCAGCTGCCTCAATCGGCCAGCGCCTCGACGACCGCGTCGCATTGCACCGCGATCTCCTGGCGCAGGTCGGGCGGGGCGGGCTTCGTGAAGGTGGGCTTCGAGTAGCGGGCGACGTCGGCGCCGTGCTCGCGCAGGCGCTCTTCGATGCGATCGAGGAAGAGGTTTCCCCGCGCCTTCGAGATGTCCAGCAGACCCACTTTGCGACCCGAAAGGCTGTCGAGCCGCGGCAGGCGCTCGCGGTGGGCGGCTTCCTGCTCGTGGGTGGGGTCGAGGACGAGTCGGGTCATGATCGAATCTCCCGCATCACGGGCACGCTTCCGACGGCGCCCGAGGCCCAGCCACCAATCATGGCAGAGAAGAGTCCGGCGCCGCCACCGCAGTGCACGATCAGCAGCCCTCCGGGGCGAAACTTCGGCAGGGTCTTGTCGGCGACGCTCTCGGGCAGGCCCTCGGCGATACCGCCGGCGCCTTGCACGAGCTCGGCGCCGGGGATCAGGAGCAGCTCGTTCAAACGACCGAGCAAGTCCTGCTTGCTCCAGCCCGCTTCCCGGAAGATCCGCGAGTGCTCCGGTCCGATCGCGAGCAGGCAGTCGAAGGCGAGCACGAGCTTCGGGTGGTGGAGCGAGCGCAGGTTGACGGCGAGGGTGCGCGCCAGGGATTCGGGTTCGCGCGAGAGCTGGTCCACGATGCAGCGCGGTCCTTCGCCCGTGTAGAGCGTGACCGTGTCGGTGCCTTCGTCGGCGCCGAAGTCCGTCGACAGCGGGGTCCACGGCGACCCTTCTTCGTCTTCCGCAAAGCAGAAGCCGAGCTTCCCCGGGTTGCCGTGGGCAGCGCGGTCGACCTCGCCGGGGCGACCTCCGCCCACGTTGCGGATCACGAGTTGTAGCGCGCGCCCGATCGTGGAATTCGCGCGGTTGCCCTGACCAAAGACGTTCTTGTCGCTGTTCATCCCGATCCGGCGTCGGATCGGTCCGTTCACCACCACGACCGGTCCGACGGGCATGGTGGTGGCGAGCACACCGTGGATGTTGAACTCGTCCGTGCAGACGGCCTCGACGGCGGCGATCACCACCGGCAGGTACTCGGGCAGGCAGCCGGCCATCACCGCGTTGATGGCGACCTTCTCGACGGTCACCGGCACGAGGTTCGGCGGTACCGTCGCGACCACTTCGTCTGCGGGCCGGGTGGTGCCCGCGAGCATGGCCAGCACCCGCTTCTCGGTGGGCGGTACCACCGGCAGTCCGTCGCTCCAGCCGCGGGCGTAGGCGGCCTCGAACTCGTCTTCCATGCTGGCGAGCTCGATGCGGCGCGACGCCAGCTTGTGTCCCTCGAAGCGCACCGCCAGGTCCGGCGCGACGTCCGGATCAACGCTGCGGGAGCCACAGCCCGGGCGCCACTCGGGCAAGCCTTCTCCGAGCCCGCCGATGCCAGTGAGCTTCTCCCAGTCGCCGCGGTGCCAGCCGATGGCCCGATCGACCTCGGCTCCGTTCTCGACGCGGATCAGCGTCGGCACGGTTTCGATCTGATGGTGGTAGGAAACGCCGAGGCCTGTGTCGTCGACGGGCGACACACCTTCCGGGAAGCCGAGGTCGTCCTGGGTGTAGACGGTGAGCGCGGTCTGCTCGGCGAGCTCGCGCAACACCGGGGCGACGGTCTCGCAGGTGGGGCAGGCCCGCTTCACCACGGCGACGAGGCCGGACGGAAGCGTGGGGATGGCGGTCTCGGACATACGGGCTCCTCGCGCGGGGACGCGCACCGAGCCAGCCTATCAGATGGCCGCCGCCGACGGCGTGGCCCCCCGGTTGCGCGTCGCCACCCACGCCATCCAGACGGCACCGACGCCCCACAGCGCGTTCGCGAGCAACTGGATCGCGAAGACGGGCACGGGGACGAGCAGGAAGCCGAGCAGCACGCAGAGGCCCGACGCGGTGGGCAGGCGATCCGAACGCGCAATCGCGACCGCGAAACACACGAGCCCGAGGAGCGTGAGGACACCGTTGAGAACGAACAGGAACTCCCCGCCCTGAACGGCGCCGAGCATGGCCGGGCCTTCGGTCTGGGCGACGGCGCCGATCCCGGGCAGCGCCACGTACAGCAGGGCGAAGCTCCCGGCCCCGAACAGATCGCCGAGGGTGGCGAGGAGGAAGCCCCAGAACGCCCAGGCCTCGCTGCGGGTGGGTGCGAGGTAGAGATAGAGCGCAAAGGCGCCCACCACCTCGAGTGCGATGCCGACCAGGCCGCGCCCGGCGAAGAAGGCGAAGTCGCGGCTGGTGACCATGGCCACGAAGGCGTCGGGATCGCGGCTCGGGTCGATCAGAAGGGTCTCGTCGGCGAGGAAGAACTCACCGACGAAGAAGAAAACGGCGCCGAGCACACCGAGCCAAAGGCCCGCGGCGATGCGCGCACCGAGGCTCACGGCCCGCTCGGACGCCAGTCGGCGTACCGCTCGTAGGCCGGATTGGCCTCCTTGTGCTCGCCGTCCTTCATCAGCTGCTCGGCGAGCCAGTGGTACCACTCGCCCCAGGAGGACTGATTCTGCTCGGCCCGGACCGTGTCCAACCAGCGGTCCAGTTTGCGGAACATCACGACCGCCAACCCGCCCGTGAGTTCTCGCACGATCTCATAGGACGCGACACGGCGAAACACCATGAAGCCGATGGTCTCGTAGTGGGTCGTGATCATGATGGCGAGCCGCTCGTACTCGGGGCCGCGCGCGCGCAGGTCTTCCGCGCTCACGTGATCGGGTAGGTCGCGGATGCGCTCGATGGCTTCGATGAGGGCGGGCGACTGAAAGGCGCGCGAAAGCTCGATGGTCACCGTCTCGCGGCGCTGGGCCCGCACTTCGCGGATCTGGATGATCGCGAAGATCGCACCGCCCAGGATCGTGACGGCTCCCAACACCTCGGCGAGGTTGGCGAGGGTGGGCAGGTGATCCATCAGCATGACGCGGACCGGACGCAGGAAACGGGTTGGCGCATCGCGGCACCGTACCACGAAGGGGAAGGCCGCAGACAGTCGCTAGCGCTGTCGATCCGAGCGGACATGCGCCCAAAAGGCCAGGCCGAGAGCCGCGACCGCGAATACGTCGACACCGGCCACGCGGGCGAGTTCCGGGTTGGGCTCTCCCACCCATGCGACGAGGAAGAGATAGGAGAGCATGCTGGCGAAACCGGCGACTGCGGCCGGAGGGCGCAACGACGGCCAACGCGCCGCCGCGAGCAGGAGCCCGCCGACGATCCCGA comes from Myxococcota bacterium and encodes:
- a CDS encoding phosphopantetheine adenylyltransferase is translated as METVARIGFALAGLINALPVVGVSGVSRLEGLYGIPFEGSDLEILMRHRAVMLGIVGGLLLAAARWPSLRPPAAVAGFASMLSYLFLVAWVGEPNPELARVAGVDVFAVAALGLAFWAHVRSDRQR
- a CDS encoding UGSC family (seleno)protein; this encodes MTRLVLDPTHEQEAAHRERLPRLDSLSGRKVGLLDISKARGNLFLDRIEERLREHGADVARYSKPTFTKPAPPDLRQEIAVQCDAVVEALADUGSCTSCSVHDTVDLEARGVPSVFIATTEFVDAAEVQAKALGADPAAVFVEHPIQDRTDAEMSQIADKAVEAILENLVASA
- a CDS encoding thioredoxin family protein, translating into MSETAIPTLPSGLVAVVKRACPTCETVAPVLRELAEQTALTVYTQDDLGFPEGVSPVDDTGLGVSYHHQIETVPTLIRVENGAEVDRAIGWHRGDWEKLTGIGGLGEGLPEWRPGCGSRSVDPDVAPDLAVRFEGHKLASRRIELASMEDEFEAAYARGWSDGLPVVPPTEKRVLAMLAGTTRPADEVVATVPPNLVPVTVEKVAINAVMAGCLPEYLPVVIAAVEAVCTDEFNIHGVLATTMPVGPVVVVNGPIRRRIGMNSDKNVFGQGNRANSTIGRALQLVIRNVGGGRPGEVDRAAHGNPGKLGFCFAEDEEGSPWTPLSTDFGADEGTDTVTLYTGEGPRCIVDQLSREPESLARTLAVNLRSLHHPKLVLAFDCLLAIGPEHSRIFREAGWSKQDLLGRLNELLLIPGAELVQGAGGIAEGLPESVADKTLPKFRPGGLLIVHCGGGAGLFSAMIGGWASGAVGSVPVMREIRS